From Pseudomonas sp. CCI4.2, one genomic window encodes:
- a CDS encoding PAS domain-containing hybrid sensor histidine kinase/response regulator gives MSLSSGLIAAVAVAYMAIMFAIAFYGDRRSTPLSPRLRAWVYSLSLAVYCTSWTFFGAVGQAAEQLWSFLPIYLGPILLLMLAPWVLQKMVMISKQENITSIADFIAARYGKSQSLAVVVALICMVGVLPYIALQLKGIVLGVNLLIGAVAESTGVRAQDTALIVSLVLALFTILFGTRNLDATEHHRGMVMAIAFEALVKLFAFLAVGAFVTFGLYDGFDDLFSQAMLAPRLEEYWKETVNWPSLVVQTGVAMMAMICLPRQFHVIVVENIEPQDLRLAKWVFPAYLALAALFVVPIALAGQMMLPSSVLPDSFVISLPLAQAHPALALLAFIGGASAATGMVIVAAVALSTMVSNDMLLPWLLRRQTAERPFEVFRYWMLSVRRVSIVVILLLAYVCYRLLGSTASLATIGQIAFAAITQLAPAMLGALYWKQANRRGVFAGLAAGTFLWFYTLVLPIAANRLGWSLSGFPGLAWLHGNPLNLPISPLTQGVVLSLAGNFTLFAWVSLLSRTRVSEHWQAGRFIGQEISARPRSRSLLAVQIEDLLTLSARFVGEERARQSFIRFAYRQGKGFNPNQNADGEWIAHTERLLAGVLGASSTRAVVKAAIEGRDMQLEDVVRIADEASEVLQFNRALLQGAIENITQGISVVDQSLKLVAWNHRYLEVFNYPEGLISVGRPIADIIRHNAERGLCGPGEAEVHVARRLHWMRQGRAHTSERLFPSGRVIELIGNPMPGGGFVMSFTDITAFRDAEHALKAANESLEQRVIERTHELSQLNVALTEAKGTAETANQSKTRFLAAVSHDLMQPLNAARLFSAALSHQEEGASSDTQQLVQHLDASLRSAEDLISDLLDMSRLENGKITPMIQPFPLNALFDTLGAEFKALAKEQGLKFRLRGSQLRIDSDMKLLRRILQNFLTNAFRYAQGPILLGVRRKKGQLCLEVWDRGPGIPEDKRQVIFEEFKRLDSHQTRAEKGLGLGLAIADGLCRVLGHNLQVRSWPGKGSVFSVTVPLARNQTAAAPLPAAPKHQPLSGTHVLCVDNEDSILIGMNSLLTRWGCQVRTARNRSECEAILNEGMRPQWVLVDYHLDEGETGTALMAWLRTRLGEPVPGVVISADGRPELVAQIHAAGLDYLSKPVKPAALRALLSR, from the coding sequence ATGTCGTTGTCCAGCGGACTCATCGCTGCGGTCGCCGTTGCCTACATGGCCATTATGTTCGCCATCGCCTTCTACGGTGATCGGCGCAGCACGCCGCTGTCGCCACGTTTGCGAGCGTGGGTGTATAGCCTGTCACTGGCGGTGTATTGCACCAGTTGGACGTTCTTCGGCGCGGTGGGTCAGGCAGCGGAACAGCTCTGGTCTTTTCTGCCGATCTACCTCGGGCCGATATTGCTGCTGATGCTGGCGCCTTGGGTGCTGCAAAAGATGGTGATGATCAGCAAGCAGGAGAACATTACCTCCATTGCTGACTTCATCGCCGCCCGCTACGGTAAATCGCAATCGCTGGCGGTAGTGGTAGCGCTGATCTGCATGGTCGGGGTGTTGCCCTACATCGCGTTGCAGCTCAAAGGCATCGTCTTGGGCGTGAACCTGCTCATCGGCGCGGTGGCTGAATCCACCGGCGTCCGCGCTCAAGACACTGCACTGATTGTGTCGCTGGTCCTTGCCCTGTTCACCATTTTGTTTGGTACGCGCAACCTTGACGCCACCGAACACCACCGCGGCATGGTGATGGCCATCGCCTTTGAAGCACTGGTCAAGCTGTTCGCGTTTCTCGCTGTCGGAGCCTTTGTCACGTTCGGCTTATATGACGGTTTTGATGACTTGTTCAGTCAGGCGATGCTCGCACCGCGTCTGGAAGAGTATTGGAAAGAAACTGTCAACTGGCCGTCTCTGGTGGTCCAGACCGGCGTAGCGATGATGGCGATGATCTGCCTGCCACGGCAGTTTCACGTCATCGTGGTGGAGAACATCGAGCCGCAGGACCTGCGCCTGGCAAAGTGGGTGTTCCCGGCCTATCTGGCCTTGGCGGCGTTGTTTGTGGTGCCTATCGCCCTGGCCGGGCAAATGATGCTGCCCAGCTCGGTGTTGCCTGACTCCTTCGTGATCAGCTTGCCGTTGGCTCAGGCCCATCCGGCGCTGGCGCTGCTGGCCTTCATTGGCGGCGCGTCGGCGGCCACCGGCATGGTCATCGTTGCCGCCGTGGCGCTGTCGACCATGGTTTCCAACGACATGTTGCTGCCGTGGCTGCTGCGTCGGCAAACTGCAGAGCGTCCGTTCGAAGTGTTTCGTTACTGGATGCTGTCGGTGCGCCGGGTCAGCATCGTAGTGATTCTGCTGCTGGCCTATGTCTGCTACCGGTTGCTCGGCTCGACGGCCAGTTTGGCCACCATTGGCCAGATCGCTTTCGCCGCCATCACCCAGTTGGCACCCGCTATGCTCGGCGCGCTGTACTGGAAACAGGCTAATCGCCGGGGTGTATTCGCAGGGCTGGCGGCCGGGACGTTCCTCTGGTTCTACACCTTGGTGTTGCCGATTGCGGCCAACCGTCTGGGCTGGTCGCTGAGTGGTTTTCCGGGATTGGCGTGGCTGCATGGCAACCCGCTCAACTTGCCCATTTCCCCGCTGACCCAAGGCGTGGTGCTTTCACTGGCGGGCAACTTCACCCTGTTTGCCTGGGTTTCACTGTTGTCTCGCACGCGGGTTTCCGAACATTGGCAGGCCGGGCGGTTTATCGGTCAGGAAATCAGTGCACGTCCGCGCAGCCGTTCGTTGCTGGCGGTGCAGATCGAAGACTTGCTTACCCTGTCGGCGCGCTTCGTCGGTGAAGAACGCGCGCGGCAGAGTTTTATTCGCTTCGCCTACCGCCAGGGCAAAGGCTTCAATCCGAACCAGAACGCCGACGGAGAATGGATCGCCCACACCGAACGATTGCTGGCCGGCGTGCTCGGCGCGTCATCGACCCGCGCCGTGGTCAAGGCCGCCATCGAAGGCCGCGACATGCAGCTTGAAGACGTGGTGCGGATCGCCGATGAAGCGTCGGAAGTGTTGCAGTTCAACCGGGCGCTGTTGCAGGGTGCGATTGAAAACATCACCCAAGGCATCAGCGTGGTCGATCAGTCGCTGAAACTGGTGGCCTGGAATCACCGCTATCTGGAAGTGTTCAATTACCCAGAAGGGCTGATCAGTGTGGGCCGTCCGATTGCCGACATCATCCGTCATAACGCTGAGCGTGGCCTGTGTGGTCCGGGCGAGGCGGAGGTGCATGTGGCGCGTCGACTGCACTGGATGCGGCAAGGTCGCGCGCACACCTCGGAGCGGTTATTCCCCAGCGGGCGAGTCATTGAACTGATCGGTAACCCAATGCCGGGCGGCGGCTTCGTCATGAGCTTCACTGACATTACGGCGTTTCGCGACGCCGAGCATGCACTCAAGGCCGCCAACGAAAGCCTTGAACAGCGCGTCATCGAGCGCACCCACGAGCTGTCGCAATTGAACGTCGCACTCACCGAAGCCAAGGGCACGGCAGAAACCGCCAACCAATCAAAAACCCGCTTTCTCGCGGCGGTCAGCCATGACCTGATGCAGCCACTGAACGCGGCGCGACTCTTTTCCGCGGCGCTGTCTCATCAAGAAGAAGGGGCGTCCAGCGACACTCAGCAATTGGTGCAACATCTGGATGCCTCGCTGCGTTCAGCCGAAGATTTGATCAGTGATCTGTTGGACATGTCCCGCCTGGAAAACGGCAAAATCACCCCGATGATTCAGCCATTCCCACTCAATGCGCTGTTCGATACTCTGGGTGCCGAGTTCAAAGCGCTGGCAAAAGAGCAAGGTTTGAAGTTCCGCCTGCGCGGGAGCCAACTGCGGATCGACAGCGACATGAAGCTGTTGAGGCGGATTTTGCAGAACTTCCTGACCAACGCCTTCCGCTACGCTCAGGGTCCGATATTGCTTGGGGTTCGGCGCAAAAAAGGACAGCTGTGTCTTGAGGTCTGGGACCGTGGACCGGGTATTCCCGAGGACAAGCGCCAAGTCATTTTCGAAGAATTCAAACGCCTGGACAGCCACCAAACACGCGCCGAAAAAGGCTTGGGGCTTGGGTTAGCAATTGCTGATGGGTTGTGCCGTGTGTTGGGTCACAACCTGCAAGTACGCTCATGGCCAGGCAAAGGCAGCGTGTTCAGCGTGACCGTGCCGCTTGCCCGCAATCAAACCGCCGCAGCCCCACTGCCAGCCGCACCCAAACACCAGCCGTTGAGCGGGACACATGTGCTGTGTGTCGACAATGAAGACAGCATTTTAATCGGTATGAACAGTCTTCTGACACGCTGGGGTTGTCAGGTACGAACCGCACGTAACCGCAGCGAGTGTGAAGCCATTTTGAACGAGGGCATGCGCCCACAATGGGTGTTAGTCGATTACCACCTGGACGAAGGCGAAACCGGCACCGCGTTGATGGCGTGGCTGCGTACCCGCTTGGGTGAACCCGTGCCTGGGGTTGTCATCAGCGCCGACGGCCGACCCGAACTGGTGGCGCAGATCCATGCCGCCGGCCTTGATTACCTGTCCAAACCGGTCAAGCCAGCGGCGTTGCGGGCGCTGTTGAGTCGTTGA